One window of Tenacibaculum maritimum NCIMB 2154 genomic DNA carries:
- a CDS encoding ligand-gated ion channel, producing the protein MKIRNVFFIGFCFFFFNSLLAQAKQVTIELYINKIYDIETINSTFQVDGYLVLKWKASKADIKNTKFTKGSAIYYANQIEELKKDFFWMPDIEFMNKLDDVIIDNKVLTIGEDGFVVFRRRFNCSFHSKMNLITFPFDTQVFEINFESFLYKKNELVFVDPDLFYDASFSSIDPEWKIKEHYAKIKVMKYKGGFFEGSNNKEDAYSRASFVIKFKRKAGYYLWQVLFPLFLIVFSSWVIFWIKSYTDQLNIGFTLLLTVVAFNFFSNSLLPKLPYNTFLESVIILSYISITSSIILLVYRNIVDNRKLLSYFKLGFPFIFITAIVVLVLVYFM; encoded by the coding sequence ATGAAAATTAGAAATGTATTTTTTATTGGTTTTTGTTTCTTTTTTTTTAATTCGTTATTAGCTCAGGCAAAGCAAGTAACAATAGAACTTTATATAAATAAGATATATGATATAGAAACGATCAATTCGACTTTTCAAGTTGATGGATATTTAGTTCTAAAATGGAAAGCTAGTAAAGCTGACATTAAAAATACAAAGTTTACAAAAGGTAGTGCTATATATTACGCTAATCAAATAGAAGAATTAAAAAAGGACTTTTTTTGGATGCCTGATATAGAATTTATGAATAAGCTAGATGACGTTATTATAGATAATAAAGTTTTAACGATTGGAGAAGATGGCTTTGTTGTATTTAGAAGGCGCTTTAATTGTTCTTTTCATTCTAAGATGAATTTAATTACATTTCCTTTTGATACACAGGTTTTTGAAATAAATTTTGAATCTTTTTTATACAAAAAAAATGAGCTTGTATTTGTGGATCCTGATTTGTTTTATGACGCATCTTTTAGTAGTATAGATCCTGAATGGAAAATTAAAGAACACTATGCTAAGATAAAGGTAATGAAATATAAAGGAGGTTTTTTTGAAGGCTCAAATAACAAAGAAGATGCGTATTCTAGAGCGTCCTTCGTAATTAAATTTAAAAGAAAAGCAGGTTATTATTTATGGCAAGTTCTTTTTCCTTTATTTTTGATAGTATTTTCATCTTGGGTTATTTTTTGGATTAAATCCTATACAGATCAATTGAATATCGGATTTACTTTGTTGTTAACCGTAGTGGCATTCAATTTTTTTTCTAATTCCCTTTTACCTAAGTTGCCATATAATACGTTTTTAGAGTCTGTTATTATTCTTAGTTACATTTCTATTACCAGTTCAATTATATTACTAGTGTACCGAAATATTGTAGATAATAGAAAACTATTGTCTTATTTTAAATTAGGATTCCCCTTTATTTTTATTACAGCGATAGTAGTTCTTGTACTTGTTTACTTTATGTAG
- a CDS encoding SGNH/GDSL hydrolase family protein — MKNVERIVVFGDSLSDIGVKADTGTGILGRLLGEVRVNEIKRFSDNKNWSDFIWEWSGGSSLVDGLSPEEANKLTSNHLSLKKSRIGSKNNNLSYCNYATGGAVADTPKGLIHKFALTTFEEQVSDYKKDLEKTENDKPNNNLFIVWFGLNDIVTNQKGIELMQKTVQRLTALCHEVDEITKAHNSASENHFIIVNNPDPSSAVRYIENPESEEVRGLRDATIEFNRLLKESFPAKEDSRFTVLDAFTFLQQNLYNLDIIKIDQAAGVPVQYYSDSQDPVPLSKALRNFLNSIDLSKEKEGTILREFINTINDQIKTALKTDNEIVLHKNVSKTLLDILPKIKKANKKFTKALKLILLTSGLFINRVEFAIKYYATQKDKHVEDIRKIQAVIDQISSKNLLTSLTSELYKKDVALYNTLSDILTRTDKDSSFKKILTLVIAQKFGFFATSDKAHPTEAAYKLIATLIAVQFTKKFPNLSLGESFVSNAFEHGVAETYFNV; from the coding sequence ATGAAAAACGTAGAAAGAATCGTTGTTTTCGGAGATAGCCTTTCTGATATTGGTGTAAAAGCAGATACAGGAACAGGAATTCTTGGTAGATTACTTGGAGAAGTAAGAGTAAACGAGATTAAAAGATTTAGTGACAATAAAAACTGGTCAGATTTTATATGGGAATGGTCAGGCGGTAGTAGTTTGGTAGATGGGCTTTCTCCAGAAGAAGCAAATAAACTTACATCAAATCATCTGTCGTTAAAAAAGTCTAGAATAGGTTCAAAAAATAATAATTTATCGTATTGTAATTACGCTACTGGAGGAGCTGTTGCTGATACACCCAAAGGCTTGATACACAAATTTGCGCTTACAACTTTTGAAGAACAAGTTAGTGACTATAAAAAAGACTTAGAAAAAACAGAAAACGATAAACCGAATAATAATTTATTCATAGTTTGGTTTGGACTGAATGATATTGTAACAAATCAAAAAGGAATTGAGTTAATGCAAAAAACGGTACAGCGTTTAACAGCATTGTGTCATGAGGTTGATGAAATTACTAAGGCACATAATAGTGCTAGTGAAAACCATTTTATTATTGTTAATAATCCTGATCCTTCTAGTGCTGTAAGATATATTGAAAATCCAGAGTCTGAAGAAGTAAGAGGTTTGCGTGATGCAACTATAGAATTTAACAGACTTCTTAAAGAATCTTTTCCAGCTAAGGAAGATAGTAGGTTTACAGTACTTGATGCATTTACCTTTTTACAGCAAAACTTGTATAATTTAGATATTATTAAAATAGATCAAGCAGCTGGGGTTCCTGTTCAGTACTATTCTGACTCTCAAGATCCTGTGCCATTGTCAAAAGCTTTAAGAAATTTTTTAAATTCAATTGACTTATCAAAAGAAAAAGAAGGTACTATATTAAGAGAGTTTATAAATACGATTAATGATCAAATAAAAACAGCTTTAAAAACGGATAACGAAATTGTTTTACATAAAAACGTTTCGAAAACGTTACTAGATATTTTACCTAAAATTAAAAAAGCAAATAAGAAGTTTACAAAAGCATTAAAGCTAATTCTATTAACCTCAGGATTATTTATAAACCGCGTAGAGTTTGCGATAAAATACTATGCAACACAAAAAGATAAACATGTTGAAGATATTCGTAAAATTCAAGCTGTAATTGATCAAATTTCTTCAAAAAACCTATTAACATCTTTAACTAGTGAATTATATAAAAAAGACGTAGCATTATATAATACGCTATCAGATATTTTAACAAGAACGGATAAGGATAGTTCTTTCAAAAAAATATTAACGTTAGTGATTGCTCAAAAATTTGGCTTTTTTGCAACATCAGATAAAGCGCACCCTACTGAAGCAGCTTACAAGCTTATAGCAACATTAATTGCCGTTCAATTCACTAAAAAGTTTCCTAATTTATCTCTAGGGGAGTCATTTGTTTCCAATGCATTTGAGCATGGTGTAGCAGAAACTTATTTTAACGTTTAA
- a CDS encoding alkene reductase, with product MEYTLHSPYDMNGILLENRFLMAPMTRSRATQPNDVPNVLMAKYYGQRASAGIIITEATQVSLQGKGYARTPGIYTQEQIEGWKLVTNEAHKKGGKIFLQLWHVGRVSSSQVNGLQPLAPSAKIAKETTVYIFDGASNGNAFFIPVEEPKEMNKKDINQVIEEFRVGAKNAMEAGFDGVEIHGANGYLIDQFLRSNSNIRKDEYGGSRENRVRILTEITRAVVDEIGSEKTGVRLSPFISFKDMNDPEILDTIMVASQELEKLGVTYIHLCEADWDDAPKIPTYFRMQLREVFSKTIIATGNKTPQEANILLANNLVDLVGFGRKFLANPDYPKRVKLNAKMNRIDQSRTLFGGGTSIGYTDYSFMD from the coding sequence ATGGAATATACATTGCACAGCCCCTATGATATGAACGGAATTTTATTAGAGAATCGTTTTTTAATGGCTCCTATGACGCGTTCAAGAGCCACGCAGCCAAATGATGTGCCTAATGTGTTGATGGCAAAATATTATGGACAAAGAGCGTCTGCAGGGATAATCATAACAGAGGCAACTCAAGTTTCTTTACAAGGAAAAGGTTATGCAAGAACCCCAGGTATTTATACGCAAGAACAAATTGAAGGATGGAAGCTAGTAACTAATGAGGCGCATAAAAAGGGAGGTAAAATATTTTTACAATTATGGCATGTTGGTCGTGTTTCAAGTTCGCAAGTTAATGGGTTACAACCATTGGCCCCATCGGCTAAAATAGCGAAAGAAACTACAGTGTATATATTTGATGGAGCATCAAATGGAAATGCGTTTTTTATACCAGTAGAAGAACCAAAAGAAATGAATAAAAAAGATATTAATCAGGTTATTGAAGAGTTTAGGGTAGGCGCAAAAAATGCAATGGAAGCAGGGTTTGACGGTGTGGAAATTCATGGAGCAAATGGTTATTTGATAGACCAGTTTTTGAGAAGTAACTCAAATATAAGAAAAGATGAGTACGGTGGAAGTAGAGAAAATAGAGTTCGAATATTAACTGAAATTACTCGAGCAGTAGTTGACGAAATCGGAAGCGAAAAAACAGGAGTTCGTTTGTCACCATTTATTAGCTTTAAAGACATGAATGACCCTGAAATTTTAGATACGATTATGGTAGCTTCTCAAGAATTAGAAAAATTAGGGGTAACTTATATTCATTTATGTGAAGCAGATTGGGATGATGCCCCTAAAATACCTACTTATTTTAGAATGCAATTAAGAGAAGTATTTAGTAAAACAATAATAGCGACAGGAAATAAAACGCCGCAAGAGGCAAATATATTATTAGCTAATAATTTGGTTGACTTAGTTGGTTTTGGTAGAAAGTTTTTAGCGAATCCTGATTATCCAAAACGTGTAAAACTAAATGCAAAAATGAATCGGATTGATCAGAGTCGCACTTTATTTGGAGGGGGCACATCAATAGGTTATACAGATTATTCATTTATGGATTAA
- a CDS encoding AraC family transcriptional regulator, which yields MPQRFYITKNLDLLEFEAINEWGYPRHKHNFFELTYILKGSGQHLLNESTIDYTKGDLFFLTPKDEHEFIINEPTTFGILKFTEQLLLEKANLAASMHWKKNLDTVILHTNNIPKSIITYDTDRLQLFYLYELIKNEIENSLMYSRDVLLNLFGTLLMLVSRNLKSNLLKIEKPYDSEKEKINSILTYIRQNVLNKELIKIKAIAEIFYMSPNYVSIFIKKHAGISIQQYVLKTKIEIATRLLKQTNLNISEIADKTGFSDSSHFNKTFKKYTGRNPSAFR from the coding sequence ATGCCGCAACGATTTTACATCACTAAAAATTTAGATCTTCTTGAATTTGAAGCAATCAACGAATGGGGCTATCCAAGACATAAGCATAACTTTTTTGAACTTACCTATATTTTAAAAGGCAGCGGACAACATCTTTTAAATGAGAGTACTATTGATTATACGAAAGGGGATTTGTTTTTTTTAACTCCTAAAGATGAGCACGAATTTATAATTAATGAACCTACAACTTTTGGTATTCTAAAATTTACAGAACAACTACTCTTAGAGAAGGCTAATTTAGCTGCAAGTATGCATTGGAAAAAAAACTTAGATACCGTTATACTTCATACCAATAATATCCCTAAAAGTATTATTACCTATGACACTGATAGGTTACAATTATTTTATTTGTATGAATTGATAAAGAATGAAATAGAAAATTCTTTGATGTATAGTAGAGATGTTTTACTCAACTTATTTGGTACCTTATTGATGCTGGTTTCAAGAAACTTAAAATCGAACCTCTTAAAAATAGAAAAGCCATATGACTCCGAAAAAGAAAAAATAAATTCCATACTAACTTACATAAGACAAAATGTTCTTAATAAAGAATTGATTAAGATAAAGGCTATCGCTGAAATTTTTTATATGTCTCCCAACTATGTAAGTATTTTTATAAAAAAGCACGCAGGCATTTCTATCCAACAATACGTATTAAAAACTAAAATAGAAATAGCAACACGTCTTTTAAAGCAAACTAACTTAAATATTTCAGAAATAGCAGATAAAACAGGTTTTTCGGATTCTAGCCATTTTAATAAAACTTTTAAAAAATACACAGGCAGAAATCCGAGCGCTTTTCGATAA
- the rlmF gene encoding 23S rRNA (adenine(1618)-N(6))-methyltransferase RlmF produces the protein MTKLKLGLHPKNKHRNGYAFEKLSIENKKLVPFIVKNSYGNLSIDFSDPKAVKELNAALLSSEYGIKHWNFPAANLCPPIPGRVDYIHHLADLIEGDEKVTVLDIGTGASCVYPLLGSAVYGWKFVGTDIDLDSLDSAQDIIDDNDLDAFIKLRQQFDETHILKGIIEENDAFSVTICNPPFYKSAEEAIGANRRKSRNLGNNAVRNFSGNHNELWYIGGEKAFLHTYLYESSQYSTVSNWFTSLVSKKDNIESLEKSSKKLGVKEFKVIPMHQGNKVTRIACWRF, from the coding sequence ATGACAAAATTAAAATTAGGATTGCATCCTAAGAACAAGCATAGAAATGGTTACGCGTTTGAAAAACTATCAATAGAAAATAAAAAATTAGTTCCTTTTATAGTAAAAAATTCGTATGGTAACTTGTCTATCGATTTTTCAGATCCAAAAGCAGTAAAAGAATTGAATGCAGCATTATTATCATCAGAATATGGAATAAAGCATTGGAACTTTCCTGCGGCAAATTTATGTCCGCCAATTCCTGGGAGAGTAGATTACATTCATCATTTAGCAGATTTAATTGAAGGAGATGAAAAAGTTACTGTTTTAGATATTGGTACAGGTGCTAGTTGTGTGTATCCGCTTTTAGGGAGTGCCGTTTATGGTTGGAAGTTTGTTGGAACAGATATAGATTTAGATTCATTGGATAGTGCTCAAGATATTATTGATGATAATGATTTGGATGCTTTTATTAAATTAAGGCAGCAATTTGATGAAACTCATATTTTAAAGGGGATTATAGAAGAAAATGATGCTTTTTCAGTAACAATTTGTAATCCACCTTTTTATAAATCAGCAGAAGAAGCAATAGGGGCAAATAGAAGAAAGTCTAGGAATTTAGGAAACAATGCTGTTCGGAATTTTTCAGGGAATCATAATGAACTGTGGTATATAGGAGGAGAGAAAGCTTTTTTACATACTTATTTATATGAAAGTTCTCAGTACTCGACGGTAAGTAATTGGTTTACAAGTTTAGTTTCTAAAAAGGATAATATAGAAAGCCTAGAAAAATCTAGTAAAAAATTAGGGGTAAAAGAGTTTAAAGTAATACCAATGCACCAAGGGAATAAAGTAACCAGAATAGCCTGTTGGCGATTTTAA
- the bshC gene encoding bacillithiol biosynthesis cysteine-adding enzyme BshC, whose protein sequence is MKVTSIPFKKTGFFSKTMLDYLEKNKEITPFYNNFSDLEGFKKQLEEKQLVFKNSTRKVLVTALKSQYENLATSEQTLSNINNLLKENTFTITTGHQLNLFTGPLYFLYKIISAINLCEELSAEYPAHNFVPVYWMATEDHDFEEINYFNFQGKKVQWNRPDGGAVGRFSTIGLEEVFEAFSEHLGTSKNATYLRELFAKGYLKHTNLAAATRYIANELLGKYGLVIIDADDKALKREFTPFIEEELLKQTSFKKVTETITEFSKRYKVQVNPREINLFYLTNNLRERIVYKAGSYEVNNTNVSWDEKEILKEVAEFPERFSPNVIMRPLYQEVILPNLCYIGGGGEQAYWLELKRYFEAVKVPYPILLLRNSVQVISEKQARKLAKLNVSVEELFLKQNDLLSIKVLEKTECAIDFTKQRAFLQEQFQTLKKVATATDISFLGAVNAQEKKQLKGLLNLEKRLLRAEKRKQKDLVERIVALQNEILPNQSLEERQRNFSEYYLEYGKEFITILKNNLKPLQLDFTVLEI, encoded by the coding sequence ATGAAAGTAACCAGTATTCCATTTAAAAAAACAGGATTCTTTTCTAAAACAATGTTAGATTATTTAGAAAAGAACAAAGAGATAACCCCTTTTTATAATAATTTTTCTGATTTAGAAGGATTTAAAAAGCAATTAGAAGAGAAGCAATTAGTATTTAAAAATAGCACAAGAAAAGTATTGGTAACTGCTTTAAAATCGCAATATGAAAACTTAGCAACTTCTGAGCAAACGCTTAGCAATATAAATAACCTTTTAAAAGAAAACACTTTTACAATAACAACAGGACATCAATTAAATTTGTTTACAGGTCCTTTGTATTTTTTATATAAAATAATTTCAGCAATTAATTTATGTGAAGAATTATCAGCAGAGTATCCTGCTCATAATTTTGTGCCTGTATATTGGATGGCAACGGAAGATCATGACTTTGAAGAAATAAATTATTTTAATTTTCAAGGAAAAAAAGTACAATGGAACCGTCCTGATGGAGGAGCCGTAGGGCGCTTTTCAACAATAGGGCTAGAGGAGGTTTTTGAAGCTTTTTCAGAACATTTAGGGACTTCTAAAAATGCTACTTATTTAAGAGAGCTATTTGCAAAAGGGTACTTAAAACATACAAATTTAGCAGCGGCAACCCGTTATATTGCAAATGAGTTGTTAGGAAAATATGGTTTGGTAATCATAGATGCTGATGATAAAGCATTAAAGCGAGAATTTACTCCTTTTATAGAAGAAGAGTTATTGAAGCAGACTTCTTTTAAAAAAGTTACTGAAACTATAACTGAATTTAGCAAGCGTTATAAAGTACAAGTGAATCCACGTGAAATCAACCTTTTTTATTTAACGAATAATCTTCGTGAGCGTATTGTTTACAAAGCGGGAAGCTATGAGGTGAATAACACTAATGTATCATGGGATGAAAAGGAGATACTAAAAGAAGTCGCTGAATTTCCAGAGCGCTTTTCGCCCAATGTAATCATGCGTCCACTATATCAAGAAGTAATTTTACCCAACCTTTGTTATATAGGAGGAGGAGGAGAGCAGGCGTATTGGCTGGAGCTAAAGAGGTATTTTGAAGCAGTAAAAGTACCGTATCCTATTTTATTATTACGTAATTCGGTTCAAGTAATTTCTGAAAAACAAGCAAGAAAATTAGCAAAATTAAATGTTTCAGTGGAAGAGCTATTCTTGAAGCAAAATGATTTACTAAGCATCAAAGTACTAGAAAAAACGGAGTGTGCTATAGATTTTACAAAGCAAAGAGCGTTTTTACAAGAGCAATTTCAAACATTAAAAAAAGTAGCAACAGCAACAGATATTTCTTTTTTAGGAGCTGTAAATGCCCAAGAAAAAAAGCAATTAAAGGGATTGTTAAATTTGGAAAAACGTTTATTGCGTGCAGAAAAAAGAAAACAAAAAGACTTAGTAGAAAGAATTGTAGCTTTGCAAAATGAAATACTACCAAATCAAAGTTTAGAGGAGCGACAACGAAATTTTTCTGAATACTATTTGGAGTATGGCAAGGAATTTATTACAATACTAAAAAATAATCTAAAGCCGTTGCAGTTGGATTTTACTGTACTAGAAATATGA
- a CDS encoding BatA domain-containing protein, which translates to MQFKNPEVLYFLALLIIPILVHLFQLQKFKKTSFTNVDFLQKLVLQTRKSSILKKWLILCTRLLLLTAVIIAFAQPYFSLKETNEKQRNFIYLDNSLSMSAEGASGKLLPIATQTILENISNDDSFSLLTNANFYKDISSSVLKSVLLKVTNTPKKRSINDILLKIEATHKDGNSSKNILISDFQNVNTRNFKNTSQALTLVPQLVSQTNNLAIDSVFITANNATSFTLKVLIKNQGVKKENIPIAILNDQKLVNKQSFSIEENSTKELSFSIQKQAVFLGKIQLTHNDAFSFDNIFYFAINNTQKINVLSIGKTTDFLSKIYTSQEFNFTSTTVKNTNYNTIQQQQLIIVNELKEIPLSLIASLTEFSKKGGHLVIIPNADSNTASYNLFLKSLKVGKIAPKKTDSLKITAINFSHPLLQDVFSKKVQNFQYPIVQSYYPSSFKRSSNVLSFENTTAFVKSISVAHGKLYWIASSLTKSNSNFTNSPLVVPLFYNFGQQSLHPSKLYYTIDNLNTIDIHSKPNKNTILRMQGNETTFIPLQQKFQNKVVLSTLEQPLIAGFYKVLNEDKIEKTIAFNYAKEESSLQFLNSRTLSKTHKNITSNTSIKDVFQKINTKNEVHWLWKWFLALAIVSLLLEIFILKFFKS; encoded by the coding sequence ATGCAGTTTAAAAATCCTGAAGTTTTATACTTTTTAGCCTTGTTAATAATACCTATTCTGGTACATTTATTTCAATTACAAAAATTTAAAAAAACATCTTTTACAAATGTTGATTTTTTACAGAAGTTAGTTTTGCAAACTCGTAAAAGCTCTATATTAAAAAAATGGCTCATTTTATGTACCCGTTTATTATTATTAACGGCTGTCATCATTGCTTTTGCTCAACCTTATTTTTCTTTAAAAGAGACTAATGAGAAGCAACGTAACTTTATATATTTAGACAATTCTTTAAGTATGAGCGCTGAAGGAGCCAGTGGCAAGTTACTTCCTATTGCTACTCAAACAATACTGGAAAATATATCTAACGACGATTCTTTTTCTTTGTTAACTAATGCTAATTTTTACAAGGATATATCTTCTTCTGTGTTGAAATCAGTTCTTTTAAAAGTTACCAATACCCCTAAAAAGCGCTCTATAAATGATATTCTATTAAAAATTGAAGCGACTCATAAAGATGGAAATTCTTCAAAAAATATATTAATTTCTGACTTTCAGAATGTCAATACTAGGAATTTCAAAAACACGTCTCAAGCACTTACACTAGTACCTCAGCTAGTATCGCAAACTAACAATCTTGCTATTGACAGTGTTTTTATAACCGCTAATAATGCTACTAGTTTTACCTTAAAGGTTCTTATCAAAAACCAAGGAGTAAAAAAAGAAAATATTCCTATTGCTATATTAAATGATCAAAAATTAGTAAATAAACAATCTTTTTCTATAGAAGAAAATAGCACTAAAGAACTCTCATTCTCTATTCAAAAACAAGCTGTTTTTTTAGGAAAAATCCAGTTAACCCATAACGATGCTTTTTCTTTTGACAATATATTTTACTTCGCAATAAATAACACGCAAAAAATCAATGTTTTAAGCATTGGTAAAACAACTGATTTTCTTTCCAAAATATATACTTCTCAAGAATTTAATTTTACGAGCACTACGGTTAAAAATACCAACTACAATACAATTCAACAACAACAACTAATTATAGTAAATGAGCTTAAAGAAATTCCTTTAAGCTTAATTGCAAGTTTAACTGAATTTTCTAAAAAAGGAGGGCATTTAGTTATAATTCCAAACGCCGATTCAAATACAGCTTCTTATAATTTATTTTTGAAGAGTTTAAAGGTTGGAAAAATTGCTCCTAAAAAAACGGATTCTTTAAAAATCACAGCCATAAACTTTAGCCACCCCTTGTTACAAGATGTTTTTTCAAAAAAAGTCCAAAATTTCCAATATCCAATAGTGCAAAGCTACTATCCTAGTTCTTTTAAGCGCTCAAGCAACGTATTATCTTTTGAAAATACCACAGCTTTTGTTAAAAGTATAAGTGTAGCTCATGGAAAATTATATTGGATAGCTTCTTCTTTAACAAAATCGAATAGTAATTTTACCAACTCTCCGCTCGTTGTTCCTCTATTCTATAATTTTGGGCAACAAAGCTTACACCCCTCTAAGTTATACTATACTATTGATAATTTGAATACTATTGATATTCATAGTAAACCTAATAAAAATACCATATTGCGAATGCAAGGAAACGAGACTACTTTTATTCCGCTACAGCAAAAATTTCAAAACAAAGTGGTACTTAGCACTCTTGAACAACCTTTGATTGCTGGCTTTTATAAAGTTTTAAATGAAGATAAAATTGAAAAAACGATTGCTTTTAATTATGCAAAAGAAGAAAGCTCCTTGCAGTTTTTGAATAGCAGAACGCTTTCTAAAACTCATAAAAATATTACTAGTAATACCTCTATTAAAGATGTATTTCAAAAAATTAATACAAAAAATGAAGTTCATTGGCTTTGGAAATGGTTTTTAGCCTTAGCCATTGTATCTTTGCTTCTAGAAATTTTTATTTTAAAATTCTTTAAATCATGA
- a CDS encoding dihydroorotase — translation MSTLIKSATIIAPMGFLHKQQKDILITNGVIEKIADTIIPNKGDTVVELTNLHVSSGWFDTSVSLGEPGYEERETIQHGIEVAAKSGFTAIALNANTNPSIDHKSAVEFLIHKAHGNATNLHPIAALTQQSKGIEMAELYDMQQSGAIAFGDYNAPIENDNLLKIALLYAQNFDGLILSFPKNNKIAGEGVAHEGVNSTLLGLKGIPALAEEMQVARDLFLLEYTGGKLHIPTISTEKSVALIKNAKEKGLNVSCSVAVHNLFLTDDELHGFDGNAKVTPPLRTSKDTAALIKGVQEGVIEIITSDHNPIDIEHKKVEFSTAKNGTIGLESAFGALNTLFDTDTIVKCLSDYPKKRFGIPQNEIKEGAQADITLFTPDLPYTFEEKDILSTSKNSIFINKKLNGKPYGVFANRKLILNT, via the coding sequence ATGAGCACGCTCATTAAATCGGCAACAATTATAGCCCCTATGGGCTTCCTACACAAGCAACAAAAAGATATTTTAATTACCAATGGTGTCATTGAAAAAATTGCTGACACTATTATTCCTAATAAAGGAGATACTGTTGTAGAACTAACTAATTTACATGTTTCTTCTGGATGGTTTGACACTAGTGTTTCTTTGGGCGAACCAGGTTACGAGGAAAGAGAAACTATTCAACACGGAATCGAGGTTGCTGCTAAAAGTGGATTTACAGCCATTGCACTCAACGCAAATACAAATCCTTCTATAGATCATAAATCGGCTGTTGAATTTCTTATTCATAAAGCACATGGAAATGCTACCAACTTACATCCTATTGCTGCTTTAACCCAACAAAGTAAAGGAATAGAAATGGCTGAATTGTATGATATGCAACAGTCTGGAGCAATTGCTTTTGGCGATTATAATGCTCCTATTGAAAATGACAATCTTTTAAAAATAGCCTTGCTATATGCTCAAAATTTTGATGGTCTTATTTTAAGTTTTCCTAAAAACAATAAGATTGCTGGAGAAGGAGTGGCTCATGAAGGGGTGAATAGTACGCTGCTAGGACTTAAAGGAATTCCTGCTTTGGCAGAGGAAATGCAAGTTGCAAGAGATTTATTTTTATTAGAATATACAGGAGGAAAATTACACATTCCTACAATATCTACAGAAAAATCAGTAGCACTCATTAAAAATGCAAAAGAAAAAGGTTTGAATGTTAGCTGTAGTGTTGCCGTTCATAATTTATTTTTAACGGATGATGAGTTACATGGATTTGATGGAAATGCAAAGGTTACTCCTCCTTTAAGGACTTCAAAAGATACAGCAGCACTTATCAAAGGGGTACAAGAGGGAGTTATTGAAATTATTACTTCAGACCATAATCCTATTGATATTGAGCATAAAAAAGTAGAATTTTCTACAGCTAAAAATGGTACTATTGGATTGGAAAGTGCTTTTGGAGCGTTAAATACGCTTTTTGATACTGATACTATTGTAAAATGCTTAAGCGACTATCCTAAAAAAAGGTTTGGCATTCCTCAAAATGAGATCAAAGAAGGAGCACAAGCTGATATAACGCTATTTACACCTGATTTACCTTATACTTTTGAAGAAAAAGACATCTTATCAACTTCTAAAAATAGTATATTTATAAACAAAAAATTAAATGGTAAGCCTTATGGGGTTTTCGCCAATCGTAAACTAATTTTAAATACATAG
- a CDS encoding DUF4870 domain-containing protein codes for MELLNVNEKGKTNAIISYLTIIGTIVAIILNNNQKNHFASFHIRQMIGLHILSVLNSWIIATYFNFFASMVISVLLLVLWFIGFMGAINGEAKKIPIFGDQFQEWFKNV; via the coding sequence ATGGAGTTACTTAATGTTAATGAAAAAGGTAAAACAAATGCCATTATAAGTTACCTTACCATAATAGGAACTATTGTTGCCATCATTTTGAACAACAATCAGAAAAATCACTTTGCTAGTTTTCATATTCGACAAATGATTGGACTCCATATTTTATCCGTGCTAAACTCTTGGATTATCGCAACCTATTTTAATTTTTTTGCTTCTATGGTTATTAGTGTACTACTTTTAGTACTTTGGTTCATTGGTTTTATGGGAGCTATTAATGGAGAGGCTAAGAAAATTCCGATATTCGGAGATCAGTTTCAAGAATGGTTTAAAAATGTTTAA